The following proteins come from a genomic window of Sesamum indicum cultivar Zhongzhi No. 13 linkage group LG10, S_indicum_v1.0, whole genome shotgun sequence:
- the LOC105172016 gene encoding protein ENHANCED DISEASE RESISTANCE 2-like, which translates to MAKLVAKKEHEWVERVRSEGPVPHLQPGNCSYGWTSPPGNVFFVRGPEYLKTKVKIPGGDYLLKPLGFDWIKGPTRISELLNNPKNRVRRALEEECSKGHKPFVWAFNLQVPSKDNYSAVAYFVATEPSQEDSLISRFLKGDEGFMTSRLKMIANIAKGPWIVRKAVGEQAICIIGRSLSSKYCIGENFIEVDIDIGSSMVATAVVHLAFGYLTTLTVDLAFLIEGQSESELPEKILGAIRFSELDVASARHIELTYEDSMGSVPSSLPTRFWKSIGQGISIVLPSARDSGSNLSASYVNRAVDDNRSSGDVNRQ; encoded by the coding sequence ATGGCAAAGCTTGTGGCAAAGAAGGAGCATGAGTGGGTTGAGAGAGTGAGATCAGAAGGTCCAGTTCCACATCTTCAGCCCGGTAACTGTTCATATGGTTGGACTTCTCCTCCGGGAAACGTTTTCTTTGTTAGAGGACCGGAATACCTGAAAACAAAGGTCAAGATCCCTGGTGGAGATTATCTACTGAAGCCACTAGGTTTTGACTGGATTAAAGGACCAACAAGGATTTCAGAGCTGCTGAATAATCCAAAAAACCGTGTCAGGAGAGCTCTTGAGGAGGAATGTTCAAAAGGTCATAAACCTTTTGTTTGGGCTTTCAATTTACAAGTCCCAAGTAAAGATAATTATAGTGCTGTTGCCTACTTTGTGGCTACGGAACCTAGCCAGGAGGATTCATTGATTAGTCGATTCCTGAAAGGTGATGAAGGATTTATGACTTCaagattaaaaatgatagCCAACATTGCAAAAGGCCCTTGGATTGTGAGAAAAGCAGTTGGCGAGCAGGCTATCTGCATTATTGGCCGATCACTTTCTAGCAAGTATTGTATAGGAGAAAACTTCATAGAAGTTGATATAGATATTGGATCTTCAATGGTTGCAACTGCTGTTGTTCACCTAGCATTTGGTTACTTGACAACACTTACTGTTGATCTAGCTTTTCTTATAGAGGGTCAAAGTGAGTCTGAGCTGCCAGAAAAAATCTTAGGAGCTATAAGATTCTCTGAGCTTGATGTTGCTTCAGCAAGGCATATTGAACTGACATATGAAGATAGCATGGGGAGTGTGCCCTCATCTCTGCCTACAAGATTTTGGAAGTCTATTGGGCAGGGAATCTCTATTGTCCTTCCAAGTGCTCGAGATAGTGGTTCGAACTTAAGTGCTTCATATGTGAACAGGGCTGTTGATGATAACAGGAGTAGTGGAGATGTTAACAGGCAATAG